A portion of the Gemmatimonadaceae bacterium genome contains these proteins:
- the murC gene encoding UDP-N-acetylmuramate--L-alanine ligase, producing MTLRDTTDPRPIHFMGIAGAGMSALAELFVMRGIAITGCDSDAAGAARLQAGGMTVEAGHDPAHVARARAVVVTSAVRKDHPELLRAKELGIPVVRRAEALAEAVDGSDVVAIAGTHGKTSTTVLATEALTSAGLEPTGIAGARVSDWGGNILSGDDRLFVVEADEFDRSFLALRPTVAVVTNMEADHLDTYSGLDDIRTAFGQFACRARAIVVCADDEGASSIPLPATAEVVRYGIESPHARLVAMDLRESPAGSVFYVMYDGEPLGEVELCMPGRHNVLNALAAIGSGLVLGANLEQMRPGLAKCVGADRRFQRVGEARGVTVVDDYAHHPTEIRATLQAARASFPGARLVVAFQPHLFTRTRDFAPQFADALAGADVLFLADIYSSREQPIAGVTSALIAEPLRENGRAPAWEGARTSLAGALASAVRPGDVVITVGAGDVTLTARELLDLLSAGE from the coding sequence GTGACGCTGCGCGATACCACTGATCCACGTCCCATCCATTTCATGGGGATCGCCGGCGCGGGCATGTCCGCGCTCGCGGAGCTGTTCGTCATGCGCGGCATCGCGATCACCGGGTGCGATTCCGACGCCGCCGGCGCGGCGCGACTGCAAGCGGGCGGGATGACGGTCGAGGCCGGGCACGATCCCGCCCACGTCGCCAGGGCGCGCGCCGTGGTGGTGACGTCGGCCGTGAGAAAGGACCATCCCGAGCTGCTCCGCGCGAAGGAGCTGGGCATCCCCGTGGTGCGACGCGCCGAAGCGCTGGCCGAAGCCGTGGACGGCAGCGACGTCGTGGCCATCGCCGGCACGCACGGCAAGACGTCCACCACCGTGCTCGCGACCGAGGCGCTCACGTCCGCGGGCCTGGAGCCGACCGGAATAGCGGGCGCGCGCGTGTCCGACTGGGGAGGGAACATCCTCAGCGGCGACGACCGCCTGTTCGTCGTGGAAGCCGACGAGTTCGACCGCTCGTTCCTCGCGCTTCGGCCCACGGTCGCCGTCGTCACGAACATGGAGGCCGATCATCTCGACACGTACTCCGGCCTCGACGACATACGTACCGCGTTCGGGCAGTTCGCCTGCAGGGCGCGGGCGATCGTGGTGTGCGCCGACGACGAAGGCGCGTCGTCCATTCCGCTGCCGGCGACGGCCGAGGTCGTGCGGTACGGGATCGAATCGCCGCACGCGCGGCTCGTTGCGATGGACCTGCGCGAGAGTCCGGCCGGGTCCGTCTTCTACGTGATGTACGACGGCGAGCCGCTCGGCGAGGTCGAGCTGTGCATGCCCGGGCGGCACAACGTCCTGAACGCGCTTGCCGCGATCGGGAGCGGACTGGTGCTCGGCGCGAACTTGGAGCAGATGCGCCCGGGGCTGGCCAAGTGCGTCGGCGCCGACCGGCGGTTCCAGCGCGTGGGGGAAGCGCGCGGCGTCACGGTCGTGGACGATTACGCGCACCATCCCACCGAGATCCGCGCCACGCTCCAGGCGGCGCGCGCGTCCTTTCCGGGCGCGCGGCTGGTGGTCGCGTTCCAGCCGCATCTCTTTACCCGCACGCGTGATTTCGCGCCGCAGTTCGCCGACGCGCTGGCGGGCGCGGACGTGCTCTTCCTCGCGGACATTTATTCCTCGCGCGAGCAGCCGATAGCGGGTGTGACGTCCGCGCTCATTGCGGAGCCGCTGCGGGAGAATGGACGCGCTCCCGCATGGGAGGGCGCGCGTACTTCGCTCGCCGGCGCTCTCGCGTCGGCCGTGCGTCCCGGCGACGTGGTGATCACGGTCGGCGCGGGCGACGTCACGCTGACCGCGCGCGAGCTGCTGGATCTTCTGAGCGCCGGCGAGTGA
- a CDS encoding putative peptidoglycan glycosyltransferase FtsW, giving the protein MSEAVDTTYRWRIGVDGRVLVVLMWVLLTIGLATVYSASSITADQMGRGHAFFLLRQLTGVVAGLVVFAIAAKVDAERWYGWAWPLLALSLILLTIVILPGTESIAPRINGSRRFLVGGSFQPSELGKLAVIVWTAMLLVKKGDRMRRLTKGLLPFLVVLAALNLLVALEPDLSVALMYTLIMGIVLFAGGVRIGHFVALLILVIPLAWQQIERLSYVLLRMVSFFDPGSGLAETGYQQTQSLIAVGSGGALGVGFGEGRQQYGFLPYAYDDFIAGNIGEEWGFVGLLVVIVAFMLYGILGFRIARLARTQFQKLLAVGITATVIITAYLHIGVAIGMLPTTGLTLPFISYGRSNLVMTMLMTGILVNIASTHERVIGAAATDPLAPVPA; this is encoded by the coding sequence ATGAGCGAAGCAGTGGACACCACTTATCGCTGGCGCATCGGCGTCGACGGCCGCGTGCTCGTCGTGCTGATGTGGGTGCTGCTCACCATCGGTCTCGCGACGGTGTACAGCGCCAGCTCGATCACCGCGGATCAGATGGGCCGCGGCCACGCGTTCTTCCTCCTGCGGCAGCTGACCGGAGTCGTCGCCGGGCTCGTCGTGTTCGCGATCGCCGCCAAGGTGGACGCGGAGCGGTGGTACGGCTGGGCGTGGCCGCTGCTGGCGCTGTCGCTGATTCTGCTGACGATAGTGATCCTTCCCGGCACCGAGTCGATCGCGCCGCGGATCAACGGCTCGCGCCGCTTCCTGGTGGGCGGGTCTTTTCAGCCGTCGGAGCTGGGCAAGCTCGCGGTGATCGTGTGGACCGCGATGCTGCTCGTGAAGAAGGGCGACAGGATGCGCCGCCTCACGAAGGGGCTGCTGCCGTTTCTCGTCGTGCTCGCCGCGCTCAACCTGCTGGTCGCGCTCGAGCCCGATCTCTCGGTCGCGCTGATGTACACGCTCATCATGGGAATCGTGCTGTTCGCCGGCGGCGTGCGCATCGGGCATTTCGTCGCCTTGCTCATACTCGTCATCCCGCTCGCGTGGCAGCAGATCGAGCGGCTGAGCTACGTGCTGCTCAGGATGGTGTCCTTCTTCGATCCCGGATCGGGGCTCGCCGAAACTGGATATCAGCAGACGCAGTCGCTCATCGCGGTGGGGTCCGGCGGCGCGCTCGGCGTCGGGTTCGGCGAAGGGCGGCAGCAGTACGGCTTTCTGCCGTACGCCTACGACGACTTCATCGCGGGGAACATCGGCGAGGAGTGGGGCTTCGTGGGCCTGCTGGTCGTGATCGTTGCGTTCATGCTGTACGGGATTCTCGGCTTCCGGATCGCGCGGCTGGCGCGGACGCAGTTCCAGAAGCTCTTGGCGGTCGGCATCACGGCTACCGTCATCATCACCGCGTACCTGCACATCGGCGTCGCCATCGGCATGCTGCCGACGACCGGGCTGACGCTGCCGTTCATCTCGTACGGCCGGTCGAACCTCGTAATGACCATGCTCATGACCGGGATTCTGGTGAACATCGCGAGCACGCACGAGCGCGTGATCGGAGCGGCCGCGACCGACCCGCTCGCGCCGGTTCCGGCTTGA
- the murD gene encoding UDP-N-acetylmuramoyl-L-alanine--D-glutamate ligase, which yields MSGDPIAGIPTDGEIAVLGLARSGRAVALLLGKHGHKVYASDASSDAGAARAATELSAAGIAAESGGHDLDRVGRAAAVVASPGIPPSAPPLAAARERGVPILSEIEVALRALDRSRVIAVTGTNGKSTTTAMIGAMLAGLGTSAAVAGNIGRALSEVALPTDAPDWVALELSSFQLHDTPSLSPAVGVLTNLSPDHLDRYAGVSEYYADKELLFRNARAGSVWVSNADDADSARMTAGVAGRHARFSLSKRADAWLDADAGVLRLGGEELMPRGDLPLLGKHNVANALAAALAVTVADASFAGPGPRERIARALRNFQPLSHRLELLGEFRGVQWINDSKATNVGAALVALQAMERPTVLLLGGRHKGEPYAPLAAEIRRTVKRVIAYGEAAPLIAGELAGVTDVRASSDSFEDVVAEARETAQPGDAVLLSPACSSYDMFSSFEERGDRFRQLALAGSG from the coding sequence GTGAGCGGGGACCCGATCGCCGGGATCCCGACGGATGGGGAGATCGCGGTGCTCGGCCTCGCCCGCAGCGGACGCGCCGTTGCGTTGCTGCTCGGGAAGCATGGGCACAAGGTGTACGCGTCCGATGCCTCGTCCGACGCCGGCGCCGCCCGCGCAGCGACTGAATTGTCCGCGGCGGGGATCGCCGCCGAGTCCGGCGGTCACGATCTGGACCGCGTGGGACGCGCGGCAGCGGTGGTGGCGAGCCCGGGAATCCCGCCTTCGGCCCCTCCGCTCGCCGCGGCGCGAGAGCGCGGTGTCCCGATCCTCAGCGAGATCGAAGTCGCGCTGCGCGCGCTCGACCGGTCCCGCGTCATCGCGGTCACCGGCACGAACGGGAAGTCCACGACGACGGCGATGATCGGCGCGATGCTGGCCGGGCTCGGGACCAGCGCCGCCGTCGCCGGCAACATCGGGCGGGCGCTGTCCGAGGTCGCGCTGCCGACTGACGCTCCCGACTGGGTCGCGCTCGAGCTGTCGTCGTTTCAGCTGCACGACACGCCGTCGCTCTCGCCGGCGGTCGGCGTGCTCACCAACCTCTCGCCCGACCATCTCGACCGGTACGCGGGCGTCTCCGAGTACTACGCGGACAAGGAGCTGCTCTTTCGCAACGCGCGCGCCGGCTCGGTGTGGGTGAGCAACGCCGACGATGCCGACAGCGCGCGGATGACGGCGGGCGTGGCGGGCCGGCACGCTCGCTTCTCGCTGTCGAAGCGCGCCGACGCGTGGCTCGATGCCGATGCCGGCGTGCTGCGTCTCGGGGGCGAAGAGCTAATGCCGCGCGGCGATCTGCCGCTGCTCGGGAAGCACAACGTCGCCAACGCGCTCGCGGCTGCGCTGGCGGTGACCGTCGCGGACGCATCCTTCGCCGGACCCGGCCCACGCGAACGGATCGCCCGGGCGTTGCGTAACTTCCAGCCGCTGAGTCATCGTCTCGAGCTGCTGGGAGAGTTCCGCGGGGTGCAATGGATCAACGATTCGAAGGCGACGAACGTGGGCGCCGCGCTGGTGGCGCTGCAGGCGATGGAGCGCCCGACCGTCCTGCTGCTCGGGGGCCGGCACAAGGGCGAGCCGTACGCGCCGCTGGCCGCTGAGATCCGCCGCACGGTGAAGCGCGTGATCGCGTACGGGGAGGCGGCGCCCCTGATCGCCGGCGAGCTGGCGGGCGTGACCGATGTGCGCGCGTCAAGCGATTCATTCGAGGATGTCGTCGCCGAGGCGCGGGAAACGGCGCAGCCGGGCGACGCGGTGCTGCTCTCGCCCGCGTGCTCGAGCTACGACATGTTCTCGAGCTTCGAGGAGCGTGGCGACCGGTTCCGGCAGCTCGCGTTGGCGGGGAGCGGATGA
- the murF gene encoding UDP-N-acetylmuramoyl-tripeptide--D-alanyl-D-alanine ligase, producing the protein MTVAFWTLDRVVAALGTGPGGQSPVRAVSTDTRTLSHGDIFVALKGETFDGHDHLAAAVERGAVAVVVSRLPRGAALGVPVYQVPDTLVALGRLAAFWRKAWGKPLIAVAGSNGKTSTKDLLRAALGSRLAVHATTGNLNNRIGVPLTLLSIPRDSDIAVVELGTSLPGEVAILRDIARPDIAMVTSVAEEHLEGLGDLAGVLREEAACYDGAEVGIAPASQPEVVDAARARARSVVSAGLDEGDFRARAWRLAPDGLGEIDVDGVTVRSPLRGAHNLRNAMLALAAARSCGITMEDAARGIAAMPQPKMRTAWEQLGKATVINDAYNSNPGSARAAIDLVRAADGSRQRVVVLGTMRELGAGSARCHAEIARLAVDSGADVVAGIGEFAPALEGLPPGSARVVTADDVEALWPRLEPLLRPDALILLKASRGVRLERLLPYLTAWAEKC; encoded by the coding sequence ATGACGGTCGCGTTCTGGACCCTGGATCGCGTCGTCGCCGCGCTGGGCACGGGCCCGGGCGGGCAGTCGCCCGTGCGCGCCGTGTCGACGGACACGCGCACCCTCTCGCACGGCGACATCTTCGTCGCGCTGAAGGGCGAGACGTTCGACGGGCACGATCACCTCGCCGCGGCGGTGGAGCGCGGCGCGGTCGCGGTCGTGGTGTCGCGCCTGCCGCGCGGCGCGGCGCTCGGAGTGCCCGTGTATCAGGTCCCGGACACGCTGGTCGCGCTCGGCCGGCTGGCCGCGTTCTGGAGGAAAGCATGGGGCAAGCCTCTCATCGCGGTCGCCGGGAGCAACGGGAAGACCAGCACGAAGGATCTGCTGCGCGCGGCGCTGGGCTCGCGACTCGCGGTGCACGCGACCACGGGAAATCTGAACAACAGGATCGGGGTGCCGCTCACGCTGCTCTCGATTCCGCGCGATTCCGATATCGCCGTCGTCGAGCTCGGTACCAGCCTGCCGGGCGAGGTCGCGATTCTCCGTGACATCGCGCGGCCCGACATCGCCATGGTCACGAGCGTCGCGGAGGAGCACCTCGAGGGGCTGGGAGATCTCGCCGGCGTGCTGCGCGAGGAAGCCGCGTGCTACGACGGCGCGGAGGTCGGCATCGCGCCGGCGTCGCAGCCGGAGGTCGTGGATGCGGCGCGCGCCCGCGCGCGCTCGGTGGTGAGCGCCGGGCTCGACGAAGGCGATTTTCGCGCCCGCGCCTGGCGGCTCGCGCCCGACGGATTGGGCGAGATAGACGTCGACGGCGTGACCGTGCGCTCGCCGCTCCGCGGGGCGCACAACCTGCGCAACGCCATGCTCGCGCTCGCCGCGGCGCGATCGTGCGGCATCACGATGGAAGACGCCGCGCGCGGGATCGCGGCGATGCCGCAGCCGAAGATGCGCACCGCGTGGGAGCAGCTCGGCAAGGCGACGGTGATCAACGACGCGTACAACTCCAATCCCGGATCGGCGCGGGCCGCCATCGACCTGGTTCGCGCGGCGGACGGCTCGCGGCAGCGCGTGGTCGTGCTCGGCACGATGCGCGAGCTCGGGGCGGGATCGGCGCGGTGCCACGCGGAGATCGCCCGGCTGGCGGTCGATTCCGGCGCGGACGTCGTCGCCGGCATCGGAGAGTTCGCGCCGGCGCTGGAAGGGCTCCCGCCGGGCAGTGCCCGCGTCGTGACGGCCGACGACGTCGAAGCGCTCTGGCCGCGGCTCGAGCCGCTGCTCCGGCCTGATGCGCTCATATTATTGAAGGCCTCGCGCGGTGTCCGGCTCGAGCGCCTGCTACCCTATCTCACTGCGTGGGCGGAGAAATGCTGA
- the mraY gene encoding phospho-N-acetylmuramoyl-pentapeptide-transferase: MLNWLLYPLSSEYGFLRIFNYISFRAAGAAMTALITAFIVGPWILRRLSHMKLHQVVREGTPAAHSSKSQTPTMGGLIILVATMVPTLLWMKLNSRYVLIALGAMTWMGIIGFLDDYLKLKQKREGRENKGMVEAQKLLGQIVLGFVIGYFIWKFPISTLPGASTTLPFYKYMLIVPATQALGWLYVAFVTFVLTGTTNAVNITDGLDGLAAGLTAIAAATFALFAYVIGRIDTSAYLHIFYLRGAGELTIFCAAVMGACIGFLWFNTNPAQVFMGDTGSLALGGALGAIAILLKSEFVLLIIGGVFVLEMLSVIVQRYVFKYRKRRYGLEYASSHRVLRRAPLHHHFEERGWTENQVVVRFWILGILFAFLALSTLKVQ, translated from the coding sequence ATGCTGAACTGGCTGCTGTACCCGCTCTCGAGCGAATACGGGTTCCTGCGGATCTTCAACTACATCAGCTTTCGCGCCGCCGGCGCCGCGATGACCGCGCTCATCACAGCGTTCATCGTCGGTCCCTGGATCCTGCGGCGGCTCTCGCACATGAAGCTCCACCAGGTCGTGCGCGAGGGAACGCCGGCCGCGCACAGCAGCAAGAGCCAGACGCCGACGATGGGCGGCCTGATCATCCTCGTTGCCACCATGGTGCCGACGCTCCTCTGGATGAAGCTCAACAGCCGCTACGTGCTGATTGCGCTCGGCGCGATGACCTGGATGGGCATCATCGGCTTCCTGGACGACTACCTCAAGCTGAAGCAGAAACGGGAAGGGCGCGAGAACAAGGGGATGGTGGAGGCGCAGAAGCTGCTCGGACAGATCGTCCTTGGCTTCGTGATCGGCTATTTCATCTGGAAGTTTCCGATCTCCACGTTGCCGGGTGCTTCCACGACGCTCCCGTTCTACAAGTACATGCTCATCGTCCCCGCGACGCAGGCGCTCGGCTGGCTGTACGTCGCGTTCGTCACTTTCGTTCTCACGGGAACGACGAACGCGGTGAACATCACGGACGGATTGGACGGGCTCGCCGCGGGGCTGACGGCGATCGCGGCGGCGACGTTCGCGCTGTTCGCGTACGTGATCGGCCGGATCGACACGAGCGCGTACCTGCACATCTTCTATCTCCGCGGCGCTGGAGAGCTGACGATCTTCTGCGCGGCGGTGATGGGGGCGTGTATCGGCTTCCTCTGGTTCAACACGAATCCGGCGCAGGTGTTCATGGGCGACACCGGCTCGCTCGCGCTCGGCGGCGCGCTCGGCGCCATCGCGATCCTGCTCAAGTCCGAGTTCGTGCTCCTCATCATCGGCGGCGTGTTCGTGCTGGAGATGCTGTCGGTGATCGTGCAGCGGTACGTCTTCAAGTACCGGAAGCGCCGGTACGGGCTCGAATACGCCAGTAGTCACAGGGTGCTGCGGCGAGCGCCGCTGCACCATCACTTCGAGGAGCGGGGGTGGACCGAGAACCAGGTGGTGGTGCGCTTCTGGATCCTCGGAATTCTCTTCGCGTTCCTCGCCCTGAGCACGCTCAAGGTGCAGTGA
- a CDS encoding FtsQ-type POTRA domain-containing protein, with protein MSVRERLRRPGWKIIGFVLLVVFIMLTARATSQLIAGLSFFRVRAVDVRGLRYLSEDVVVARLRLDTLQSVWQDLSILRRRVLGHPQVRDVSMTRRLPGTLVVTVIENLPVALLSDGRGLRPYAGSGGALPIDPARAGLELPVIFTPDPRLLSALDRVRREQPAFFARISEAARDRAGDLVLGVDGFRVRAPLGVSADGLTDIFPVEFDLARRGLPIAELDLRYRDQVIARIQ; from the coding sequence GTGAGCGTTCGCGAGCGGCTGCGGCGCCCGGGGTGGAAGATCATCGGCTTCGTGCTGCTCGTGGTGTTCATCATGCTGACCGCGCGGGCCACCAGCCAGCTCATCGCCGGTCTTTCGTTCTTCCGGGTGCGCGCCGTGGACGTGCGCGGGCTCCGCTACCTCTCGGAGGACGTCGTCGTCGCCCGCCTCCGGTTGGACACGCTCCAGTCCGTCTGGCAGGATCTCTCGATTCTTCGCCGGAGAGTGCTGGGTCATCCGCAGGTCCGCGACGTGTCCATGACGCGCCGGCTTCCCGGAACGCTCGTGGTGACCGTCATCGAGAATCTGCCCGTGGCGCTGCTGTCCGACGGGCGCGGGCTTCGTCCCTACGCGGGAAGCGGCGGGGCCTTGCCGATCGATCCCGCGCGCGCCGGATTGGAGCTGCCGGTGATTTTCACGCCGGATCCTCGACTGCTCTCGGCGCTGGACCGCGTCCGGCGGGAGCAGCCGGCCTTCTTCGCCCGCATCAGTGAGGCGGCGCGGGACCGCGCGGGCGATCTGGTCCTCGGGGTCGATGGATTCAGGGTGCGCGCTCCGCTAGGGGTGTCCGCCGATGGACTGACCGATATCTTTCCCGTAGAATTTGATCTCGCGCGGCGCGGACTTCCGATCGCCGAGCTCGACCTTCGCTATCGCGACCAGGTAATCGCAAGAATTCAATGA
- a CDS encoding UDP-N-acetylglucosamine--N-acetylmuramyl-(pentapeptide) pyrophosphoryl-undecaprenol N-acetylglucosamine transferase, producing the protein MRVFVAGGGTGGHLYPGLAIARALVAANPAVRPFFIGARRGVEREVLPKTGFPFVLLDLHPLYRSQVWKSWRTVVGGVKAWLAIGRLAREDRPRVIVGTGGYASVIALAYGAARGIPLVLQEQNSYPGIATRVFSRFARQIHLGFPEARKHLKPRADAIVLESGNPIQPPPGIRPARDVAKQAWGFPGNARILLVFGGSQGALAVNEVVAAWVRAGVPDGVHVIWATGRGSFDRYAPLESERVRVRDYIAPMESAYAAADVALARAGAMSTAELAAWGIPMILVPLPTAAADHQTTNARALESAGAATVIVQRDLTPERLDAEVRAVFESPGRIERMSDSVLARARPHAADEIAGRILELMELE; encoded by the coding sequence TTGAGGGTCTTCGTAGCAGGCGGCGGCACCGGCGGTCATCTCTATCCGGGGCTCGCGATCGCGCGTGCGCTGGTCGCGGCGAATCCGGCAGTTCGGCCGTTCTTCATCGGCGCGCGGCGCGGCGTAGAGAGAGAGGTGCTGCCGAAGACCGGGTTTCCGTTCGTCCTGCTGGACCTGCACCCGCTGTATCGCTCGCAGGTCTGGAAGAGCTGGCGCACCGTGGTCGGCGGCGTGAAAGCGTGGCTGGCCATCGGGCGGCTCGCGCGCGAAGACCGGCCGCGCGTGATCGTCGGGACGGGCGGTTACGCCTCCGTCATCGCGCTCGCGTACGGCGCGGCGCGCGGGATTCCGCTGGTGCTGCAGGAGCAGAACAGCTACCCCGGGATCGCGACGCGCGTGTTCAGCCGCTTCGCGCGGCAGATCCACCTCGGCTTTCCCGAGGCGCGCAAGCATCTGAAGCCGCGCGCGGACGCCATCGTGCTCGAAAGCGGAAACCCCATTCAGCCGCCGCCGGGGATCCGCCCCGCGCGCGACGTGGCGAAGCAGGCATGGGGGTTTCCGGGGAACGCGCGCATCCTGCTCGTGTTCGGCGGCAGCCAGGGCGCTCTCGCCGTCAACGAGGTCGTCGCCGCGTGGGTTCGCGCGGGCGTCCCCGATGGCGTGCACGTGATCTGGGCGACGGGTCGCGGCTCGTTCGACAGGTACGCGCCGCTCGAGAGCGAGCGCGTGCGCGTGCGGGATTACATCGCGCCCATGGAATCCGCGTACGCGGCGGCTGACGTCGCGCTCGCGCGCGCGGGCGCGATGTCCACCGCGGAGCTGGCGGCGTGGGGGATCCCGATGATCCTGGTGCCGCTACCGACCGCGGCCGCCGACCACCAGACGACCAATGCCCGAGCGCTCGAGTCGGCGGGCGCGGCGACCGTGATCGTCCAGCGCGATCTCACTCCGGAGCGGCTCGACGCGGAAGTGCGCGCGGTGTTCGAATCACCGGGGCGGATCGAGCGGATGTCGGACAGCGTGCTCGCCCGTGCCAGACCGCACGCGGCCGACGAGATCGCGGGGAGGATTTTGGAATTGATGGAGCTCGAGTGA
- the ftsA gene encoding cell division protein FtsA, translating to MNLERIVAGLDIGSAKTTAIIGEAVGESRRSTIKILGVGQARTTGLRRGIVSDIEETTRSIKKAMQDAERMAGAQVDSVYAGIAGEHVRAMTSKGIVAVNGDEITRADVDRANEVARAQPIPQDRELLHAIPQEYTVDKNQGIRDPVGMIGTRLETEMYLVTIGSSPAMNLRRSVERAGYRVRELVLEPLASALAVLTEDERELGVSLVELGAGTTDIAIFHEGKIRHLATINYGGNSVTSDIVHGLGVTQADAEKLKERHGCAYEPLVDPSDVISLPSTVAQGDRQIPRELLSHIIHQRMDEIFNLVQQEITDAGYANRLSGGLVMTGGAAAVAGIAELAADVFGMGVRVGVPSENIGGLSDSVEAPRFATVVGLAIYGGNKAAGGNVGMIKRRQIGGAGLERVAGRFKTWFQDFF from the coding sequence ATGAATCTCGAGCGCATAGTCGCCGGTCTCGACATAGGATCCGCCAAGACGACCGCCATCATCGGCGAGGCGGTGGGGGAGAGCCGCCGCTCGACGATCAAGATTCTCGGCGTCGGTCAGGCGCGGACCACCGGTCTTCGCCGCGGGATCGTCTCCGACATCGAGGAGACCACGCGCTCCATCAAGAAGGCCATGCAGGACGCCGAGCGGATGGCCGGCGCGCAGGTGGATTCGGTGTATGCCGGGATCGCCGGCGAGCACGTCCGGGCCATGACCAGCAAGGGGATCGTCGCGGTGAACGGCGACGAGATCACCAGGGCCGACGTGGACCGCGCCAACGAAGTCGCGCGCGCGCAGCCCATCCCGCAGGACCGCGAGCTGCTGCACGCGATCCCGCAGGAGTACACGGTCGACAAGAATCAGGGGATCCGCGATCCCGTCGGGATGATCGGCACGCGGCTGGAGACCGAGATGTACCTGGTGACCATCGGCAGCTCGCCGGCGATGAACCTGCGGCGGTCGGTGGAGCGGGCCGGGTATCGCGTGCGCGAGCTGGTGCTCGAGCCGCTGGCGAGCGCGCTCGCCGTGCTGACCGAGGACGAGCGGGAGCTGGGCGTGTCGCTCGTGGAGCTGGGCGCCGGCACGACCGACATCGCGATCTTCCACGAAGGGAAGATCCGGCATCTCGCGACCATCAACTACGGCGGGAACAGCGTCACCAGCGACATCGTGCACGGGCTGGGCGTGACGCAGGCGGACGCGGAGAAGCTGAAGGAGCGGCACGGCTGCGCGTACGAGCCGCTGGTGGATCCGTCGGACGTGATCTCGTTGCCGAGCACTGTGGCGCAGGGTGACAGGCAGATACCGCGGGAGCTGCTGTCGCACATCATCCATCAGCGGATGGACGAGATCTTCAATCTCGTGCAGCAGGAGATCACCGACGCCGGGTACGCAAATCGTTTGAGCGGCGGGCTGGTGATGACCGGCGGCGCGGCGGCTGTTGCTGGAATTGCCGAGCTTGCCGCGGACGTGTTCGGGATGGGTGTGCGCGTGGGCGTGCCGAGCGAGAACATCGGCGGGTTGAGCGATTCGGTGGAGGCGCCGCGGTTTGCGACGGTTGTCGGTCTCGCGATTTACGGCGGGAACAAGGCGGCGGGTGGGAACGTCGGGATGATCAAGCGCCGGCAGATCGGCGGGGCGGGGCTGGAGCGGGTGGCGGGGCGGTTCAAGACCTGGTTCCAGGATTTCTTCTAG